The Lytechinus pictus isolate F3 Inbred chromosome 5, Lp3.0, whole genome shotgun sequence DNA segment CCAAATTTCCTTTgtaatttcttttgtaaaagtGTCTGCATTTTTTGGATAATGTAGTTAGGCTTTGtatgttttacatgtatgtaagtggaaaataaattcaattcaattcaaacatAGCAGATTGCATGTCCCTAGTCGTTAAAGGTATAGAAAAGTATAAAATAAGAAGACAATATAGCCTAGAAACAAAAAGGTACATACAATTCAATATTGGACTCTGCGTTCACTAGCAAATAATGAAAGTGTTGGACTGATAAGAGAAACTTTGAACTTATCTCAGGGGCGGCGACCCTGGGGGCGGGCACAGTACcgcccactttttgaagcactgaaaaaagTGCACTTTTTACGCAATAAAAATGCTCCCTCACGAACTAACGGacgtgtactgtgcccctttcacctgagaaggccCCGTTTTATATGTAAGCAAGTGCcatttctcgtatcagtgccattttttaaacaaaaaatgccccccacgaacgtgttctgtgccctttcaaCTGAGGACCCGTTTCAAGTGTGAGCAAGTGaccccttgccttcttgtaagtgccctttctcgaatcagtgcccctttttacccaagaaaagtgctcctcacaaacgtgttctgtgcccttgtATATACCTGAGAATGATCCGTTGCCCCTTGGCCTTCTCATATAGGTGCCTGTTCTTCATATCAGATAAGTTGTccttaacaagtggaatgccgccgccgccgtcggaaaagcggcgcctatatagtctcactctgctatgcaggtgagacaaacaCCAATGAGCGTCCGGTTGTTTatttggttacacttcgtaattacgaaggttcgtaattccgaaacacgtaaattgcctctacctcgatgttcgttaatccgaaaacgaaaaagggttcgttaatccgaacatttgtggcgttattccgaagggtcgtaattccgaaaacgaaataaggatcGTTGTttcgaaggttcgataatccgaaaacgaaataaggttctttgttccgaaggttcgataatctgaaaacgaaataaggagctttattccgaaggttcgttaatccgaaaaatgaaaaccgggaaagcagatgaagggcaagtgtggtggtgggggggggggggggggaggtggagaaacaccgttgctgttcaattgttatgaggatgggaaggcaagggtggccgaacgaattttcgtttggggggcaaagccaaataTGACACTCGTAtacgtcaaaatgggcactttggtgatattttcaccatgagattatcatctgcgtgaagtcattgtgtgttttaaagtaattaagtagagaaaagcctttttgaagtgacttcTGATTATGGAAAGATGTATATTTAGGCTGTATTTTTCGCGAAagagtataatgagcgagcggtTCGGGAAAAAATTCAaagctgaagttgtaaaaccCGTTTTTGCggtcaattactgttaaaatggcattattgcGAGGTGTTGCGAGCGTGAATCACAAGCTTAAAAACTTTAgggcatttcaataagaaatgaaaataaaaaaaaatccgtgcaggtttctgctatcattaaaaagatgtgcatctaaccatggaccctagggtccatgatctaactaaagaattaacacgagcgcaaagcgcgagcttaaatatactgaccagaaaaggaacctgttaggcactgcatttagtgacctctttaggatatacatgtatatttcaccaatcgaataatgcgagtgcattattccagcctgaaaattaatctaaaatgtatactttatttattttgaaaaaagggaatttcccattttggaaaaatagcattttcctgttatttattttggggtgcaagtgccccctgcccccccccccccggcggatccaactttcgccaatagggggggggggggaggcgaaaacttttttcacccataatttccccgatcggcagctcaaagttgatttttgtttgtttctttgaaagggtagtcctaacagtcaataattagctttattcttataaaataaagtaaatatgtaataatatcatattaagccctttttaaataatgcgagcgcgaagcgcgagctataattttcttttttgaaatatgatgggcaataattatgtttgtgATCTTAACAACAAGATGCAACAtgcgagcaagaagcgcgagcagaaattttaaatataagctCTGACCTGATCTAAAAGGGACATGTAAAGGaatttttgcagttagccatgaagacgatacatgttTCAACCAGGGGGGTGGCGGAACGAATTTTCCTTTTGGGAGGgagggcaaagccaaaaaaggtGCACTTATATGCCAAAACGGGCATTtgggtgcaaacggatattttcaccatgagattatcatctgtgtaaagaattgtgcgttttgtagtaattagGTTATTAATACTGTTGAATTTGACAATGTTGAAttggctcggtgtaaaaatggcagaggaaaaaatggcagaggtaataatggcagaggtaaaaatggcataggtaaaaatggcagaggaaaaaatggcagaggtaataatggcagaggtaaaaataattatgacacAGTTTAAGTAAAAACTTAATCCGATTTTcttattacaaaaaagagcagtCCGTATTTGCACAGGATCACAATATCTTGCTAGATCTAATcctctattttttaaattaaaaacattaaaaatttcagatataaatacatttcatgctgctatattcatgttcaaatacaaaaagggattacttcccccttcctttcaaaatatgttcaCCCTGAACAACACCATCCATTCTTATCCAACACGAAACTCCACAAACTTTCATTtaacaaatccaaaactaataataacacacaaatcaATTAGACATTACGGTGCGGATTTGTGGAATGATTTATCACATGACATTAAGCTATGCACAtcactttattcattcaaagctgttctgaaaaaaaatacgcTGTCAAGCTATAATTTCTAAAATCTTTCTGTGTACCCAAACAActgataaccccccccccccttgcacaTGCACACTCGCACACCTGCACTTGCACTTTCACTTTTATCAACGTTATTAATCTTCTCTCAATCAAATTTCTCTTCCCTATCCACTTTTGATATATtcctattattttgtgcaataaaagataGTCTCTTTTATTGCACTATACAGTCTGGTTTTCtatcccctttcctttcgaggcctccatcactttcaagctccaagcttaagatggaggtctcccacatttctatatatatatgttcagtaattaaagaaaatgtatatatagatataatttcacagtacagttgatattttataatgatttatgtgcattattcattatgtttaaaaaaatatttgcctattatgtaatattgaaaaaaatattatacttgtatattctttgtttttgttttgaaatgtggaaatgaaataaatcaaatcaaatcaaatacccCGGCTTTGGCTTggctgcctaggcgcccaaGGGAAGGCATGTAATGAacttcttcctaccgggtacccattcacctcacatgggttgagtgcagcacagtgtggatacatttcttgctgaaggaaattacgccatggctgggattcgaacctacgaccctctgtttcatagtcagaagactaatccactgggcctcAACGCCCCACATAAAAAATAAGCATTccgagcattttttgtaatcatgaaaaaaggattaACATTGTTAACACTAGACGTACCGATCAAtaaaattttatcaacattcaTATTCTTTATTACCATTTTGATTACGATCATTCAAACgtgaatataatatataaaacagTTGTTTTACCTCATTTTGACTATGCTGATGTAGTCTGGCAATCCACCAGTATGACTTTGCTAGAACAATTTCAAAAACTCCAAAACAGAGCATCTAGAATAATTTTAGGCATAAACCCCTATGAACACAAATCTATTTCCGAACTTCATAATCTGCTGGACTGGGAACAACTATGTAAGGGAAGAAAGAGACACATGTTATCatttatgtataaaataatGCATGATTTGGCTCCTGGGTATATGAATGAGAACTTTGTTACTAAGGAAAACAAATCTAATTTTCGAACATCAGGCCTATTGGCTCTTCCTAAACTGCGAACCAACAATTGCAAACGAACTTTTATGTATCGTGCAAATGAATTACCGATAAGAATTCGCCAATCTGGCACACTTAAAGAATTCAatagacaaataaatgaatacttgGTTGATGTATAGTCCATGTCTGTAGTTAGCTTCTCTCTAGCTGCACACAGAAAGGGGATGATAAAGTAGGTTTTGGTATGATAAAATGTATTGTGGATGGGGGATGTTAATTGATACATTCAGTTATACatatatgttatatatttttttctttccacttttttttttttttctcaatatcaaatttcctttgtattgcaatgtaaactgttttaatactttttatggaccccatggaagaacagagtAATTTATGTCAATAACTCTAAAATGGGCAATCCTTTcgattgttttatttattttatctcaacatatttgcaattcattttgtttatttctattgATGCCATTtgtgttatttatttatgttatatatatttatgtattgtgtttttttaataatcggaaaataaataaacaaacaatcgtttggattattatgatcatcattagtattattttcatttttattaccagcagaagctcttattaaaaatgagatcccctccaatacaaatcctattatctggaggttactcgcATGCGAATGACACTCCCCTGCATCCTTAAACCATTTGCTTAgggcagcaattgctcagaaaaaaaaatcgaaattaagCCCATGCTTGATCCGGACATGCTTTGGCCACAACACACATGTATCATCGttcgttattactattattgcatAATATCAATTTATCTTGTAAGGACAACACCGTtcttgttaccaaaatgaattaattttattttcggAGATATgaaccttatttaattttcggattaacgaaccttattttgttttcggacaaacgaaccttcggaattacgaacctcatttcgttttcggactaacgaaccttcggaattacgaacctcatttcgttttcggactaacgaaccttcggaattacgaacctcatttcgttttcggactaacgaaccttcggaattacgaacctcatttcgttttcggactaacgaaccttcggaattacgaacctcatttcgttttcggactaacgaaccttcggaattacgaactttatttcgttttcggattaacgaacctttggaataacgaaccttcggaataaggaagcttcggaattacgaatgtatgcggtttATTTAGCGCGCTGCTTCCTTCTGCAAGTGCATCCTTTAATCGCATAATccctttcaaaataattatgatttgacCCTTTtgctacttcttttttttcttttgataatgaGATTCATCGATTTTAACCTCTAATTAAATGACCTATCTTAATATGACCTTATTTACTTTTGATAAATACCCGTTTTCTTCTgtagtttattaaaaaattccAGTCTGTTAATGTTCTGATGGCGTCCCTTTTCCTTTGGAAAAGGTGTTCCTATTATTATGATTCTGGAAAAACACACTTTAAATTGATGAATTTCACTATATCATCTCGAGATATACGAATTGTTCTCAGAAACAAAGCACTGCATGCGCAGAGGAAAACATGAGTGTGTTCAATACTACTGATGTTTAGTCAATTTTGTTCAAATTCTTTAGGCGATTTGGGAATCTAGTCATTGTTTTCTATCATGAAACATAATAGATGTTTCAGAACAAATGCAAAAAGTACTACTTCATGAAATAATGGGAATTATCCTAATCAGTAAAGACATCATTACTTGCACCTTTATATACAATGACATTTACCATGATGGTTTCCAGGCTTGATGGTGTCTTTACTCGTACGATTTTGATAGACCAACATTCAGAAAAGAGgccataagaaaaaaatacatagtaGGGTAAATTTGTCCTTCAGGATTCCTCAGATCATCCCCGCCCTCcgtatttgtattttgtttcatgagtcatgtgaggGGGTAGTAAGTCCACCctttgttttaagatagttttgaatttttgaaagaaaaggTGCTctttttccctgtgccccctactttcaacttcgctccgcaGCCCCTGACTTATCTGagttacttaaaggacaagtccaccacaacaaaaagtttatttgaataaaaagagaaaaatccaacaagcataacaacgaaaatttcatcaaaatcggatgtgaagtaagaaagttatgacaatttaaagttttgcttaatttgacaagacagttatatgcacatcctggtcggtatgcaaatgactGATGAAGTCATCCactaatatgaaatatgaaatattctcattttctcctcatttgcaagtgaaacaatgattagcATTGcttgatactatatggtttagtcaagttggtccttgttgtcaaatgtgtaaaaaatgaaatattgtataattcaaacaataaaaagagcaaaagaaaaagtgagtgagggacatcatcgactgtctcatttgcatgtcaccgatgtgtacatatcactgttttgtgaaaaataagggaaactttaaaatgtcataactttcttattttacatccgattttgatgaaattttcagtgttctgcagtttgatttttcactatttattcaaataatcatttttctgggtggacttgaccttcaataTGCATCTAATGGAATCAAAAGGTACATTCCACAAAGAAGCAGAGGTGGGTGCAAACGAACGTTCAACGTATAACATAATACATGCATCgttataataatatgcaacatttatagcgcttaatacaacgTTTGTCAGCGCTGCATACTAAGTAAGACCTCGGCTTACTTAGCACTGCTAATCTTTTcaggcgctcgagcattcaaggaatttcttcctaccgggtacccatttaatactcttgggtggagagtggcaaatgtagataaacgcctcgTCAAAGGACGCGAATGatgcggtgggattcgaaccacGGACCTTGttgttcaaagtccggagacttatccactgagccataACACCTCTACATCAGGTGCGGTTCTAGACTaaaaaatttggggggggggggggggggcttctgtGGGCTGGAAAAATTTTCGACGTTGGTTTAttcaatacaatgaaaatgacCTATTGTGGGTAGCATTATACTGGCCaagcagcttgccccccccccccgataaaaatatttctgatatcatgcgagggagcgtaaagaccgagcgaaaaaaaaaaatcacattttcaaaatgcttgATAATATTTCATCTGTAGCATGCATCACGGCCTAATGGGTGTTATAGATTAGGGCATTTATCGATAAAGGGAGGGGGTAGGACTGGCTATCAGGAAATGGATTTGTGTTGTTACTCTCCCCAGTTGTTTGAAAAAACATCTAGAAATGCTATAAACCATTACAACTTGACAAAAAAATCCTATCAAacatatgaaattgaaaattcacGAGCAAAAATCTGCATTATCATTTGGCGAGCGCGCCGAAAATTGTGCACATTGTCTTTACCCCCTCTCGCCATCCGAAACATGGATCGACACTCTTGACTCTAAACCATATACCACATATGTTTTTAAATAAGTTTAGCCTCAATCAGGGAGTAAATAGGGACAGAGCTATTTACTAAAAAAATCATCCTACAGAATGACAAAAATTCCGAGCGTTTTTGACAAAACACGGACAGGCTTAGagataaaacttcatttttttggcATTAGTATTGTTATATGAAGTCCTGGTGAAGCGTATAGGGaggttaatttgaaaaaaaaaagttggaagGCAGTCTACTATATTGCAGGAGATCATTGACTTCCTATACTCGCACTTTAAGAGagcatttttgtattcatttagaTGTTATTTTTCGAGGGAGCGTTTAGCGACCGAGCGAGAAAATTTTCGAATATGAATACTAACTATAGTAAACCCATTGATTTTACAGCACTTGACGACATGAATGGAATACTGCATTAGTCAACAAAAATATACGCATATAGGGCCCACATAtaatatctatttctttttttgtggtcagatttttatttgttttattttttatttttatttttttttttggggggggggggcttgagcaatttttttttgaaggggAGGCTTCAGTCCCCAAAGCCCCCATAAAACTACGCCTGCTCTACATATACCACGCTTTTACTTATATTATGCTTGTACTTTCGAACACGTGATAGGGGGGTCAAGGCGTGTATAAAATTTTACAAGTCTTCTGTCTTGTAAGACTTTAACCTATGTTAATAATAACTGACAAAGGTCGTAACAAATACCAGCAAGTTTTATCATTCGAAGCACATTGGTCTCTGGAAACAAAGGAACTTGACGTCATTATGTAACACAACGAAGCTAAATGGATAATAACCGTTATTAATTCATTTCGAGTGATTTTTGTGTGTGGAAAGTTGGCGGTAAAGGGGGTAAAACCAGGTCTAATATGTATATAGCATTTTCATTAGTGTGTATTGTGAACTTTAATTGATATGACTTGAaattgtggaaataaaataatggcGAATACCAGAAAAAGccgagaagaaggaagaggaggagaattAGACGAGGAAGAAGACATTATTGACATGATTGACGAACGATTGACAGaaggagatgaagaagaagcGGAGATGTCAGTATCTGTGAAGACGAAATGGGCGATCTTTCTCCTTCTCATCGTATTGGTTTACCTGTTTGCCGGAGCGTTGGTTTTCCGCGCCCTCGAGCGTCCCGCCGCCGTGCAGAGCTCCCAGAACTTTCACGATGCCCTCAGACGACTATCATCCGAGAACGAATGCGTGGAGGAGGAGGATATTGCCGAGTTGATGAGGATCGTGACGACGGCTATCGGAGAAGGAGGCTACTCTAGTGGTCACCCTTACGCCTCCCAACTGTCCACGGGAACTGTCAATGAATCCTTCTACGCCAATATTTGGGGTGTTGGTTACACTTTTATCTTTGCAGCCTCAGTAGTGACTACAATGGGTAGGTCGTAATGGTGACATCATCTACCAAGCATTTCTTTAGATTTCTGTATTAACGTCCGGGATTAACGTATATAACGATGCAATATCAGATAGTTTTCTCTAAGAAACAATCATAGGTCTCTCTCTGTATGTTGAGGTTTAATTTATTAAAGTATATAGCTATCCCTCTCAGATCCAAACTGGACTACTCTCCTCTTGCAAGGATGTAAAGTCATGAAGGCCTACATACTTGGGAAATCAACAACGTCTTTATCTGCTATGAAAATCACCACTGATTTTATTGATGATAAGAATTTAATGCTAGATTATGTCGGCAGAGGGTTGAAAAAGGGATGACCAAAACTTAAATGAAGTGAAATCATATTGATTTTCCGTCTCCGAAAATTCAGCCCCATCATTCTGTCTTTATTTCGTTCAGGATTTGGGTACACTGCTCCACGCACAGTTCCCGGCGAGGCCTTCTGCATCTTCTACGCTGTGGCAGGCATCTTCATGACTGGCGGGATCGTCCTCTCTGTTGGCCAACTCCTCAGGGAACTCTGCTTCACCAGGATGACTACCTGGCTGCAGAAGTGCCTGAAGTGCTGTCCAAAAGCCGGAGTGGTCCTCGTCCACATGTCCTTGGTGTTCCCACTTGCCATTCTGATGCTCCTCCCGTCCACTTTTATCTATTTCTACACCCAGCCAGGATGGAGCTTCATCGACAGTTTCTACTATGTAGTTCAAATCACAACCACCATTGGATTCGGGGACCTGGAACCAGCCTTCGTAGGAATCCATATCATTCCTCTTTCTGTTATAAGGGTGAGTATCGGGTCAGACCGACTTAGGCCAAAGATACACATACGTCGACAGGTGGACTGATCGAGGCCGGCCCGAAGGCGGCTCGACGTATGTGTGCTCACTATTTGTGATTGCCGAACCGGACTGAGTACACCAGGGCTCTTACAAAGAAAtacgattgatcaaatcaatcacaactatggaaagccagcaacgtcaacatctaaaatacatgtcttcaaaatattttctagttaCGAggtatatattcatacattaactgttttcttgacaattcagtatgcttctttttgttttcaaaggacattgtgcaaatttcctaaagaaaaattaCGACACTGAtgaatttccatacagttacgattgattggatcaatcgtaactctttgtaagacggggccctgaaggCCACTTGACAATGTTGAACTAGAAATAGGTATAACAGCGAACAATATTTATTGAACAAATGTTGACGTGAAAAGACAGGCGCACGTGTCAGTTTGAATAGTCGTCATGGATAAAGAATCTCAAAGCGGTTTCAGCCTacttctgggccccgtcttacaaagagttgcgattgatccgatagaccagcaacgtcaacatctaaaatgcatgtttattcaaattatttttgagaCATGATCTATATTCATACGACATAGTTTTCTTGATAATAGTGTGTTTCTCTTTGCTCACAAAGTAAATAAATTGGGCaaattttctaaagaaaaaattatgagatTGATGGAtttattgattggatcaatcgtaactctttgtaagacgggctcCTGGTGTATGTGGATACGCACCAAAGTGCAGGCTCGAGGCCGGTGTCGGAGGCGCCTTCAAACCCGCGACGTCAGTGTATCTCGGGCCCGGCCTACATATACAGTAGATATACATGATTATTTTCGTTCCTTTGGATAAGGATGATgggacaaggggggggggggggcaacacaACTTGGGGAACGTTTTGTCATCTCGATCGTACCCTTTGTCTTTAGGGGAATTCGGTGTTCTCCAAGGAGGTTTATACACAATTTTGGGAGCCTCCACCTTGAGAAATTTCTCTTGGAAATATTTGGGCGTCACATCAGGCAAGAGTGTTTTTCAGGGGAGTTCTGTCATATAGGTAGAGTTTACCCTTTTACGACATTACCGACCTCTGggaacccggggggggggggggggctagggggCATGTGTCAAGCTCTTTTAGTAcctgtgtttttttaatatcattttatttccaaaCAAATAAAGCAgcaatatgatgataataacaatactgATGCCGATactcataatgataatgatgataatataaaaGTAAGAgtaataatgattttaataataataataaaagcaataaaaatataataaacaaacGAACGCCCATGGGAACTCACAGCGAACATCGACCAAAGCTCTGCTGTCAATGGTGTGGGTTAGgctactatttttttaaagaaagaaaataatctcCATTTTATTAATTCAGACTTCATTCATTTCTGTTCCAGTTTTTTCTGTTCGCCTACCTATTTGTCTGTCTCGGAGTTGTCACTTTGTTCCTGGACGGTTTCAGAGACACTCAGAAACATGGTTTCACGTTCATCTCGTCTCGTCTTTCGCGATACTCGAACAAGAATTCGAGAAAATCCAAGGTGACATCCGAAAGCTGACGAAAGCCGAACTCCGAATATTAGCGCCAAAACCGAAGAAGGAATCACCCAACAACTCTTGGTCGAGTTTCTGTGAAGTTTAatgattgtaaaaatagcagaaaaaagtaataaaaaatattggtgaacgTTAGAGGAacatccattaaagattaagaaagttatcagaatttcaagtttttgatttgtgacatcataaacgaGCGTAAACGAGCATAAgagcataaatttcattttttaatgattcgCGATGAGTTATTTTTTAAACTTTCTTTTTAGGAGCggttgtgaaataatttgtgtattgatatactgaagatacaataaaaaacattttcaatttttctaagaaaatgacatttcattgatttttaaatgTGTCTAGTCAGGAACCTTAATTAGACCACtaggccacggcacctccacttgCGAAGCAATTAAGGAATATTTGCATTTATATGGAGACACTTtctacaacgcatcgattcctagtttgaaaatgcaattaaaatcacaatggagataAGAGCTGAGACGCTTTTGCTTTAAGTTGGTTACACTAGTAACACTGGGACAGAGTCCAGAGATTTCAATGCTGTACCAGTTCAACAACTTTAAACAAAAGCCTCTTGGCTCTCCATTGTGACTTCACTTACATTTTCAAGGAATTGGTGCAACGTTGTAGAGAGTgtctccgtagtaaatgcgaaaagacGGGGTTGATACTAAAAACAACGGAAACAAATTATCGATCAGAGTcagtttttaaatttttatcttGGTACGTTATACATGACATTCAAATCAACTCCAAAGTGCGTTTGGATGTAAAATTGAagaataatttttgtttga contains these protein-coding regions:
- the LOC129260136 gene encoding potassium channel subfamily K member 4-like → MANTRKSREEGRGGELDEEEDIIDMIDERLTEGDEEEAEMSVSVKTKWAIFLLLIVLVYLFAGALVFRALERPAAVQSSQNFHDALRRLSSENECVEEEDIAELMRIVTTAIGEGGYSSGHPYASQLSTGTVNESFYANIWGVGYTFIFAASVVTTMGFGYTAPRTVPGEAFCIFYAVAGIFMTGGIVLSVGQLLRELCFTRMTTWLQKCLKCCPKAGVVLVHMSLVFPLAILMLLPSTFIYFYTQPGWSFIDSFYYVVQITTTIGFGDLEPAFVGIHIIPLSVIRFFLFAYLFVCLGVVTLFLDGFRDTQKHGFTFISSRLSRYSNKNSRKSKVTSES